ATCGCCGAGGACCCGTTCGGCGAGGTCGTGACGAATCCGTCGCGCTACATGGTGATCTTCCTGTCCGGTGACCCCGACCCCGAGTGGCTCCAGGGAATCGACTCGGCCGCCTATGCCCCGGACGAGTTCCGCCTCGGCAAGCATCACGAGATCTATCTCTGGCTGCCGGACGGCGCGGCCGATTCCAAGCTGAGCGTCGTGCTGATGAACAAGAAGTCCGGCGTCATCGGCAGCGCCCGCAACTGGAACACCGTCACCAAGCTCGCGGCGATGCTGGCGGAGTGATGCCGACGCAGTGATGCCGCCGGACCAACCGGTTAGGCCGCCGGGGCGAGGCTGCGCTCGTAGAAGTCGAGCAGGTCGTGCTCCGCGCCGAGGTAGAGCCGCTTCGCGACCTTGCTGTGCGGGTAGCCATGCGTCCCGTTCGGCATGATCACCGCCGCCTCCTGCTGGTCCGCGTCATAGGTCCACTGGCCACCACCGGTACGCACGAGCAGCTCGCCGAGGTACGCACCCATCGCCATCACCATGCTGTTCTGCACGTCCTCGGGCGGGTTGGAGCGCAGGAACGCGTCGCAGATGCCGTCGAGCCGCGACGCGTCGTCGGCCTCCCAGCCGAGCTTCGCGCCCTCGTCGGCGCTGGCGCGGATGAACGCCTCGGCCATCAGCTGCATCGTTCCGGCTACTTCGGTCTGGGTGGGCATAATCCTCACGATAACGGCAGATCCGCCCCGGAGCAGCGCGGCGCCGTCGTGCCGGAGTGTCGCGGCGCGGCGGGGGCGGAATCCTGCCCGGCCCCCGCCGTCGCGCAAGGTGCAGTCGACTGGAAGCCAGCCGGCTAATCGATCAAACCGACCAGTCGATCAAGTCGGCTAGTCGAACAGCTCGTCGAGGAAGCTCTTCTTCTTTTTGTGGCCGTGCTGCCCATGCTGCCCATGGCCGTACTTCGGGTACTCGCCGGAGTCGTGGTCGCGGTAATGCGTCTGCTGCGGCTGGTAGGTGTACTGCTGCTGCGGCTGCTGGTAGGCGGGCTGCTGGTGTGTCGTGGGCGGAGCCATCGGCGGCATCGGAGCCTGCGGGACCTGCTGAGCGGCGGCAGCGGCGACAGGCGCGGCGTTGGCGGGCGAGCCGCCATGCCACGCGTTCTCGGCGTCGACGAGCTTCTCCAGCTCACCCCGGTCGAGGAAGATCCCCCGGCACTCGGTGCACTGGTCGACCGTGACACCGTTTCGCTCGTACTGCCGCATCTGTCCATGGCATTTCGGGCACGTCATCTCCATGCTGCCCACTGTAACCACCCGTTGCTGGGCGAAAGCTGTGCTCGGCCGGACCGCCGACGCCGGTCAGCCGTCCGGACATCAGCAGGACGTCACCAGCGCAGGACCGGCAGACCGGCATCCCGCCACGCCTCGAAACCACCCTCCACATCGGTCGCCCGGTGCAGGCCGATGTCCTGGAGTGCGGCCGCTGCCAGCGACGATGTGTAACCCTGCTGGCAGTAGACGATGACCCGCAGGTCGTACCGGTCGGCGATGGGAAGGCGCGCGTCGGAGCGGGGATCGAGCCGCCACTCCAGCACGTTGCGCTCGATGATGAGCGCGCCCGGGATCTCGCCGAACTCCATCCGCTGAGTGCTCGGCCGGATGTCGACGAGGACGGCGCCGTGCAGTTCGGCGATCCTGGCCTGGTCGGCGTTGAGTCGAGCCAGCCGGCCGCGTGCGTCGGCGAGAATCGTGTCGATGCCCCGGGAGCCGACGGGAGCTGTGAGAACGCTCACCACTGCACCCCCGCCTGGTCCACGCCGGTCGGCACGAGCTTGCCGTCCTCCAGGTCGTAGCGCGTCATGATCCGCAGTGCCGGGCCGTACACGTGGACGCTGATCGCGGGCACGTCGCCGTTGTTGCGAATCCGGTGTACGTGATGAGCCCCGAACCGCCGACCGGCGCCCGCGCCCAGCTCCACGCCGTGCAGCCCGTTGGCACCGACGGTCTCCTCGGTGAGTGAGCCCGCGACGACGGTGAAGGCGCCGGCTGAACCGCCGTGATCGTGCAGCTCGGTGTGCTGACCGGGTAGCCAGGTCAGCAACCACACCTCGAAGCCGGCCCGGTCCTCTCCCGGTCCGTCGGGGCCGGAGATCCGGTGGAACCAGCGCCGCTCCGGCGTGAACTGGGCCGGGACCGGCCATGTCTCGGGCCGGGCGTGCTGCAGGGCGATCGCGAGGTGATCCACGCGAAGATCGGCTACGGTGACCATGGCGGCTACTATACATAACCTAGCGGAGAAGTAGGAGATGTCCTTTCGGCATGTGGGACGATCTCGGCCATGACGCCTCCGGGCCGGGCCGCGGTCGCACTCTCCGCCGCCATCTCCGCCGCGCTGCTCGCCACCGCCTGCTCTCCGGCCAGCCCGTCTCCGGTCGGCCCGTCGACGCCCCCATCGGCAGCTCCCACCGCGGCACCCTCAGCAGCGGTCCCGTCCGGGACGGTGGCGAGCGCAGCGGCATTCGATCCGGCCGGCCTCGGTGACCCCTACTACCCCCGCGCGGGTAACGGCGGTTACGACGTGGGCTCCTACGATCTCGCGGTCGCCTATGACGTGGCCCGGGAGTCGATCACCGGGACCGCGACGATCACCGCCGTCGCGACCGCCGACCTGTCGTTCTTCCACCTGGACCTACACGCTCTCACCGTGTCCGGGGTCACCGTCGGCGGCACGGCGGCACGGTTCCGGCAGGAGGACGACGAGCTGATCATCACGCCCCGCGCCGCTCTCGCGAAGGGGGCGACGTTCCGGGTCGCGGTCCGGTACGCCGGCCGCCCGGAGCTCTACCCCGCCGGTGACCACGGTCAGAAGGGCTTCTTCGCGGGGCCGGACGGCGCGGTCGCAGCGGGCGAACCGTTCTCGGCGGCGACCTGGTTCCCCGTCAACGACCACCCCGGCGACAAGGCGACATACCGGGTGGCGATCACGGTACCGACGGGCTACGCGGCGATCACCAACGGCGTACCCGGCATCCGGTCGACGAGGAAGGGCGAGACGACCTGGCACTGGTCGGTCGGCGTACCGATGGCGAGTTACCTGCTCAGCCTCGCGATCGGGCACTACACCGTGCTGACCTCGACCCACCGGGGCAAGCCCGTGCTCTACGCCGTCGCGAGCTCGATCCGCGACCACCCGATGCTGCCGGCGCTGCGCCGTACGCCGGAGATCGCCGACTATCTGGAGACGCTCTTCGGGCCATACCCGTTCGAGACCTATGGCGGCGTCGTGGTCGACGAGCCCCGGATGCGGTTCTCCCTGGAGTCGCAGGGGCGGCCGTTCTACAACGACTCCGGCAGTGGCGACTCGGGGGTGATCGCGCACGAGCTGGCGCACCAGTGGTTCGGTGACAGCGTCTCGGTGCGGTCGTGGCGCGACATCTGGCTCAACGAGGGCTTCGCCACCTATGCCCAGCTTCTCTGGGCCGAGCACACCGGCGGCGACACGGTCGATGAGGTCTTCAACAACGCCTATGAGACCGCGGACGGCTCGATCTGGTCGGTCCTGCCGGGCGATCCCGGCCCGACGACCCTGTTCGCCGACTCGGTCTACCTGCGGGGCGCGATGACGCTGCACGCCATACGCCGCACCGTCGGCGACGAGAAGTTCTTCCGCATCCTGAAAGCGTGGACCCTGGAACACCGGTTCGCCAACGCGTCGACCGCGGAGTTCGTCGCCCTCGCCGAACGCGTTTCGGGCACAGCGCTTCGGGCCCTCATCAATGCCTGGCTCTACCAGCCAAGCCGTCCGGCCGCGCCTTGAGGCCGGCGGCGGCCGGAAGCTCTGCGGCCGGAAGCTCAGCGCACCCGCTAAAAAAGCTAGGCGTTCGGGCGGGAATCGGTGTCGGCTGATGTCGGCAGGTCCTCGCGCTGGTGCGGCAGTGCCCGACCGGCCACGAGCGCGTCCCGGATCTCGCGCAGCAGCGCGACCTCCTCGCTCACCGAGGCGGGAGCGGGCGACGCGTCGCGCTTGCGCCGCTCGGCCAGCTTGTTCATCGGCAGCACGACCAGGAAGTAGACGACCGAGGCGGTCATCACGAAGCTGATCAGGGTGCTGACGAAGGCGCCCCAGGTGATGTCGGGACCGGCGCCGGGGAGCTTGATCACCGCACCGAGCGGACCGGTCGCACCGACCAGGCCGATCAGCGGCTTGAGGAATGAATCAGTGAACGAGGTGACGACCGTGGTGAATGCCGCACCGATGACGACACCGACCGCCAGATCGACGACGTTGCCCCGCATGACGAAATCTCTGAAGCCCTTGAGCATCCGACTACCGTATCGGCGAGACGCCCGCCGCGCCCGCCAACTCCCAGGTGTCGACTGACACATCGCCTGCTGGGGCTACCGCCAGTCGTCGCCGCCGGCGAGCCGCCGTCGCAGCAGTTCGGCGAGGGCTATCGATTCGCCGTCGCGGGCGCCCTCACCGATGATCAGCTTCGGATCGTGCGGCCGGATCTCGGCGCCGAAGAGCTGGGCCCGGGCGCTGGCCGGCACGCCGAGGATGTAGTACGAGCCGTCGATCCCGACGGCGAGCGACCGGTCCGGGTGCACATACCATCCCCGTACGCTGGTGCGATAGGTCCCGCTCCCGTCATAGGCGCGAGCGCGCAGCGACTCCGTCCGCAGGCCGCGTTCGGTCGCCTGCGCGGCGAAGTCGGCCACCATCCGGCGTGCCTGGTCGGCCTCGGCCGCCCGCTTGGCCTGGAACGCCTCGGTGTGCTTGGTGATCGCCAGGTCCCGCTGGACCCGCCACGCTTCGTCGTCCGCACCCACGCGCTGAAGAGTACCCAAGCGGCGAGCTAGACCTCGGCCCCCTCGCTGCGTCCCAGCCGCCAGTAGCCCATGAACGCCACCGCCTTGCGATCCAGGCCCAGCTCACCCACGAGGTACCGGCGCAGGGCCTTGATGACACCGGACTCGCCCGCCAGCCATGCATAGGGCACGGTCGTCGGGTCTGTCCCGAGAGGCACAGCCTCCGGCACCTCCCAGAGATCGGCGTCGTCCTCCTCGAAATCGTCGGCGGGGCCGGTCGAGACCGTGCCGCTGAAGACGCCCATCACCGCCGGGGTCAGCCTGCACCCCGGCTCGCCGCCGTCGCGGGCCAGCCAGCGGATCGTCATCCCCTCGGGCGCGATCAGCGCGATCTCGTCCGCGGCGCTCGGCACCTCCAGCAGCACCCGGCCGGTCGCGGTC
This portion of the Allocatelliglobosispora scoriae genome encodes:
- a CDS encoding DUF1697 domain-containing protein — encoded protein: MTRYAVLLRGINVGGNKKIAMADLRALLTGLGFTDVATLLQSGNAVITAAGKDPAKLAAQIEKAIADQFDMQVSCLIRTGPELRRVIAEDPFGEVVTNPSRYMVIFLSGDPDPEWLQGIDSAAYAPDEFRLGKHHEIYLWLPDGAADSKLSVVLMNKKSGVIGSARNWNTVTKLAAMLAE
- a CDS encoding TFIIB-type zinc ribbon-containing protein — encoded protein: MEMTCPKCHGQMRQYERNGVTVDQCTECRGIFLDRGELEKLVDAENAWHGGSPANAAPVAAAAAQQVPQAPMPPMAPPTTHQQPAYQQPQQQYTYQPQQTHYRDHDSGEYPKYGHGQHGQHGHKKKKSFLDELFD
- a CDS encoding rhodanese-like domain-containing protein, whose product is MSVLTAPVGSRGIDTILADARGRLARLNADQARIAELHGAVLVDIRPSTQRMEFGEIPGALIIERNVLEWRLDPRSDARLPIADRYDLRVIVYCQQGYTSSLAAAALQDIGLHRATDVEGGFEAWRDAGLPVLRW
- a CDS encoding cysteine dioxygenase → MVTVADLRVDHLAIALQHARPETWPVPAQFTPERRWFHRISGPDGPGEDRAGFEVWLLTWLPGQHTELHDHGGSAGAFTVVAGSLTEETVGANGLHGVELGAGAGRRFGAHHVHRIRNNGDVPAISVHVYGPALRIMTRYDLEDGKLVPTGVDQAGVQW
- a CDS encoding M1 family metallopeptidase is translated as MTPPGRAAVALSAAISAALLATACSPASPSPVGPSTPPSAAPTAAPSAAVPSGTVASAAAFDPAGLGDPYYPRAGNGGYDVGSYDLAVAYDVARESITGTATITAVATADLSFFHLDLHALTVSGVTVGGTAARFRQEDDELIITPRAALAKGATFRVAVRYAGRPELYPAGDHGQKGFFAGPDGAVAAGEPFSAATWFPVNDHPGDKATYRVAITVPTGYAAITNGVPGIRSTRKGETTWHWSVGVPMASYLLSLAIGHYTVLTSTHRGKPVLYAVASSIRDHPMLPALRRTPEIADYLETLFGPYPFETYGGVVVDEPRMRFSLESQGRPFYNDSGSGDSGVIAHELAHQWFGDSVSVRSWRDIWLNEGFATYAQLLWAEHTGGDTVDEVFNNAYETADGSIWSVLPGDPGPTTLFADSVYLRGAMTLHAIRRTVGDEKFFRILKAWTLEHRFANASTAEFVALAERVSGTALRALINAWLYQPSRPAAP
- the mscL gene encoding large conductance mechanosensitive channel protein MscL, translating into MLKGFRDFVMRGNVVDLAVGVVIGAAFTTVVTSFTDSFLKPLIGLVGATGPLGAVIKLPGAGPDITWGAFVSTLISFVMTASVVYFLVVLPMNKLAERRKRDASPAPASVSEEVALLREIRDALVAGRALPHQREDLPTSADTDSRPNA